From Vallitalea longa, one genomic window encodes:
- a CDS encoding S-layer homology domain-containing protein, translating into MKRMITMLMVLSILLSGFSVKVNAKSYQQQPSDWAAEEVNQAIADGLVPEEIQCDYDKPITRREFATLMVTAIFTSFNEYNEGYEEITKLGWEFRTLTLDNFLEKVESDIKFTDIDDKYIDVASRLGIVNGLGDGTFKPDNYITRAEAAVMFTNYTQAIRTGNPVRGIREIEDFNIVPNWAKDAVSMAYSAEYLKGTREVIYGIDTLDIRQKALFSPLKNITREQAIIVVTRLQDFGVFRCLVLEGLVQIYMDNLFSGFFVTTDEVRVKANTYNNKYAGMNMYIMHGSDMEYFKNKYSSGALGDCTLGPASVNKTLNKKEYIQNFLDGKNTIYDFGIVTVEHNPNKKYFSIIKHNMNYGYLIGSSNYTEYFDKDMNRLDVKLLEIRDGKNN; encoded by the coding sequence ATGAAAAGAATGATAACAATGTTAATGGTATTAAGTATCTTATTATCTGGGTTTAGTGTTAAAGTAAATGCTAAGTCATATCAACAACAACCTTCAGATTGGGCTGCTGAAGAAGTTAATCAAGCTATTGCAGATGGTTTAGTTCCAGAGGAAATTCAATGTGATTATGATAAACCTATAACTAGAAGAGAATTCGCTACCCTAATGGTAACTGCAATATTTACTAGTTTTAATGAGTATAATGAAGGTTATGAAGAGATTACTAAATTAGGCTGGGAATTTCGAACACTTACATTAGATAATTTCTTAGAAAAAGTTGAGTCAGATATTAAATTCACTGATATAGATGATAAATATATTGATGTTGCCAGTAGACTTGGTATAGTTAATGGTTTGGGTGATGGTACTTTCAAACCAGATAATTATATAACTAGAGCTGAAGCAGCTGTTATGTTTACAAATTATACTCAGGCTATAAGAACTGGTAATCCTGTTAGAGGTATAAGAGAAATAGAAGATTTTAATATTGTACCTAATTGGGCTAAAGATGCAGTATCTATGGCTTATTCAGCTGAATACTTAAAAGGTACTAGAGAAGTTATTTATGGTATTGATACTCTTGATATCAGACAAAAAGCTCTATTTAGTCCACTAAAAAATATTACTAGAGAACAAGCAATAATTGTAGTAACTAGATTACAAGATTTTGGAGTATTTAGATGTTTAGTTTTAGAGGGATTAGTACAAATATATATGGACAATTTATTTAGTGGTTTTTTTGTAACTACTGATGAAGTAAGAGTAAAAGCTAATACTTACAATAATAAATATGCCGGAATGAATATGTATATAATGCATGGTTCAGATATGGAATATTTCAAAAATAAATATTCTTCAGGGGCATTGGGAGATTGTACATTAGGTCCAGCTTCAGTTAATAAAACTTTAAATAAAAAAGAATATATTCAAAATTTTTTAGATGGTAAAAATACTATTTATGACTTTGGAATAGTAACTGTAGAACATAACCCAAATAAAAAGTATTTCTCTATTATAAAACACAATATGAATTATGGATATCTTATTGGCAGTTCTAACTATACAGAATATTTTGATAAAGATATGAATAGACTAGATGTTAAACTATTAGAAATTCGAGATGGTAAAAATAACTAA
- a CDS encoding S-layer homology domain-containing protein, producing the protein MKKMITMLLLVSILISGFNVNVYAKSYQQQPSDWAAEGVNQAITDGLVPEEIQCDYDKPITRREFATLMVTAIFTSFNKYNESYEEITKLGWEFRTLTLDNFLEKVESDIKFTDIDDKYIDVASRLGIVNGLGDGTFKPDNYITRAEAAVMFTNYTQAIRTGDPASGDIEIEDFYLVPNWAKDAVSMAYTAEYLKGTREVIYGINTLDIRQKALFSPLENITREQAIIVVTRLQDFGVFRSLVLEGLVQIYMDNLFGGFFVTTDEVRVKANSYDNEYAGMNMYIAHGSAMEQFKHKYPSGQLGDCTLGPAVINMTLNNTEYIQNFIDGKNTLYDFGIVTVEHNPSDEYFSIINHNMEYGYIVGGGNTTEYFDKDMNRLDVKLIEVREGKNN; encoded by the coding sequence CGGCTGAAGGTGTTAATCAAGCTATTACAGATGGTTTAGTTCCAGAAGAAATTCAATGTGATTATGATAAACCTATAACAAGAAGAGAATTTGCTACCCTAATGGTAACTGCCATTTTTACTAGTTTTAATAAGTATAATGAAAGTTATGAAGAAATTACTAAATTAGGCTGGGAATTTCGAACACTTACATTAGATAATTTCTTAGAAAAAGTTGAGTCAGATATTAAATTCACTGATATAGATGATAAATATATTGATGTTGCCAGTAGACTTGGTATTGTTAATGGTCTAGGTGATGGTACTTTCAAACCAGATAATTATATAACTAGAGCTGAAGCAGCTGTTATGTTTACAAATTATACTCAGGCTATACGTACTGGAGATCCAGCAAGTGGGGATATAGAAATAGAAGATTTTTATCTTGTACCTAATTGGGCTAAAGATGCAGTATCTATGGCTTACACAGCTGAATACTTAAAAGGTACTAGGGAAGTTATTTATGGTATTAATACTCTTGACATCAGACAAAAAGCACTATTTAGTCCACTAGAAAATATAACTAGAGAACAAGCAATAATTGTAGTAACTAGATTACAAGATTTTGGAGTATTTAGGTCTTTAGTTTTAGAGGGACTAGTACAAATATATATGGATAATTTATTTGGTGGTTTTTTCGTAACCACTGATGAAGTAAGAGTAAAAGCTAATTCTTACGATAATGAATATGCTGGAATGAATATGTATATAGCTCATGGTTCGGCAATGGAACAATTTAAGCATAAATATCCATCAGGACAATTAGGAGATTGTACTCTTGGTCCTGCGGTTATAAATATGACTTTAAATAATACAGAGTATATACAAAACTTCATAGATGGGAAAAATACTTTATATGATTTTGGAATAGTAACTGTAGAGCATAATCCAAGTGATGAGTATTTTTCTATTATAAACCACAATATGGAATATGGGTATATTGTCGGTGGAGGAAATACTACAGAATACTTTGACAAAGATATGAATAGACTAGATGTTAAATTAATAGAAGTAAGAGAAGGGAAAAATAATTAA
- a CDS encoding S-layer homology domain-containing protein produces the protein MKKIIAIIMVVSIFISGINVNAKSYQQQPSDWAAEGVNQAIADGLVPEEIQCDYDKPITRREFATLMVTAIFTSFNEYNEGYEEITKLGWEFRTLTLDNFLEKVESDIKFTDTDDKYIDIASRLGIVNGLGDGTFKPDNYITRAEAAVMFTNYTQVIDGGNPVRGAREIEDFYLVPDWAKDAVSMAYSNEYLKGTRDVIYGMNTLDIKQKTIFNPLDNITREQAILVVSRLQSYHILEALILEGLVRICMDNLFGGFFVTDNTVCIKSNSYNNKYSGMNMVIRPGTAMEKFKYKYPSSQLSDCLLGPAATNMALNKIEYIQNFVDGKHTIYDFEIITVEHNPSKEYFSIVRHNMSFGYIIGGTSTTEYFDDKMNRKPVKLLEIREGNNNLKK, from the coding sequence ATGAAAAAAATAATAGCAATAATAATGGTTGTAAGTATTTTTATATCTGGAATTAATGTAAATGCAAAATCATATCAGCAACAACCATCTGATTGGGCAGCTGAAGGTGTTAATCAAGCTATTGCAGATGGTTTAGTTCCAGAAGAGATTCAATGTGATTATGATAAACCTATAACTAGAAGAGAATTTGCTACCCTAATGGTAACTGCAATATTTACTAGCTTTAATGAATATAATGAAGGCTATGAAGAGATTACTAAATTAGGCTGGGAATTTCGAACACTTACATTAGATAATTTCTTAGAAAAAGTTGAGTCAGATATTAAATTCACTGACACAGATGATAAGTACATTGATATTGCCAGTAGACTTGGTATTGTTAATGGTTTGGGTGATGGTACTTTTAAACCAGATAATTATATAACTAGAGCTGAAGCAGCTGTTATGTTTACAAATTATACTCAAGTTATAGATGGAGGAAATCCAGTTAGAGGTGCTAGAGAAATAGAAGATTTTTACCTTGTACCTGATTGGGCAAAAGATGCTGTTTCCATGGCATACTCTAATGAATATCTAAAAGGTACTAGAGATGTCATTTATGGTATGAATACTTTAGATATAAAACAAAAAACAATATTTAATCCTTTAGATAATATAACTAGAGAACAAGCAATTCTTGTAGTATCTAGACTACAAAGTTATCATATACTTGAGGCTTTGATTTTAGAAGGGCTAGTAAGAATTTGTATGGATAATCTTTTTGGTGGATTTTTTGTTACTGATAATACAGTATGTATTAAATCAAATTCTTATAATAATAAATACTCTGGTATGAATATGGTTATTCGTCCTGGAACTGCCATGGAAAAGTTTAAATATAAATACCCATCCAGTCAATTAAGTGATTGTTTACTAGGACCAGCAGCTACAAATATGGCTTTAAACAAAATAGAATATATTCAAAACTTTGTTGATGGTAAGCATACTATTTATGATTTTGAAATAATAACTGTAGAACATAACCCTTCTAAAGAGTATTTCTCTATTGTAAGACATAATATGAGTTTTGGTTATATTATAGGTGGTACAAGTACTACTGAATATTTTGATGATAAAATGAACAGAAAACCAGTTAAATTATTAGAAATTAGAGAGGGTAATAATAATTTAAAAAAATAA
- a CDS encoding S-layer homology domain-containing protein — translation MKKVITMLLLVSILISGFNVNVNAKSYQQQPSDWAAEGVNQAIADSLVPEKIQCDYNKPITRREFATLMVTAIFTSFNEYNEGYEEITKLGWEFRTLTLDNFLEKVESDIKFTDIDDKYIDIASRLGIVNGLGDGTFKPDNYITRAEAAVMFTNYTQAIDGGNPVRGAREIEDFYLVPDWAKDAVSMAYSNEYLKGTRDVIYGMNTLDIKQKTIFNPLDNITREQAILVVSRLQSYHMLEILVLEGLIEICIDDLFGGFFVTDNEVRIKSNNYNNKYAGMNMVVRPGSPVENFVHKYPSGQLGDCFLSPAAVNMTLNNNEYIQNFLDGKHTIYDFGIITVEHNPSKEYFSIVKHDISYGYIIGGSNTTEYFDDEMNRKPVKLIEVIECENN, via the coding sequence ATGAAAAAAGTGATAACAATGTTACTGTTGGTAAGTATTTTAATATCTGGGTTTAATGTTAATGTAAATGCAAAATCATATCAGCAACAACCATCTGATTGGGCGGCTGAAGGTGTTAATCAAGCTATTGCAGATAGTTTAGTTCCAGAAAAGATTCAATGTGATTATAATAAACCTATAACTAGAAGAGAATTCGCTACCCTAATGGTAACTGCAATATTTACTAGCTTTAATGAGTATAATGAAGGTTATGAAGAGATTACTAAATTAGGCTGGGAATTTCGAACACTTACATTAGATAATTTTTTAGAAAAAGTTGAGTCAGATATTAAATTCACTGACATAGATGATAAGTACATTGATATTGCCAGTAGACTTGGTATTGTTAATGGTTTGGGTGATGGTACTTTCAAACCAGATAATTATATAACTAGAGCTGAAGCAGCTGTTATGTTTACAAATTATACTCAGGCTATAGATGGAGGAAATCCAGTTAGAGGTGCTAGAGAAATAGAAGATTTTTACCTTGTACCTGATTGGGCAAAAGATGCTGTTTCCATGGCATACTCTAATGAATATCTAAAAGGTACTAGAGATGTCATTTATGGTATGAATACTTTAGATATAAAACAAAAAACAATATTTAATCCTTTAGATAATATAACTAGAGAACAAGCAATTCTTGTAGTATCTAGATTACAAAGTTATCACATGCTTGAAATTTTAGTCTTAGAAGGTTTAATAGAAATATGTATTGATGATTTATTCGGTGGTTTTTTCGTAACAGATAATGAAGTAAGAATCAAATCTAATAATTATAACAATAAATATGCAGGTATGAATATGGTTGTTAGACCAGGATCACCTGTTGAAAATTTTGTACATAAATATCCATCAGGACAACTAGGTGATTGCTTTTTAAGTCCAGCAGCTGTAAATATGACTTTAAATAATAATGAATATATACAAAATTTTCTAGATGGTAAACACACTATTTATGATTTTGGTATAATAACTGTAGAACACAACCCAAGCAAAGAATATTTCTCTATAGTAAAACATGATATTAGTTATGGTTATATTATAGGTGGTAGTAACACTACTGAATATTTTGATGATGAGATGAACAGAAAACCAGTTAAATTAATAGAAGTGATAGAATGTGAAAATAATTAA